From Pseudoleptotrichia goodfellowii, a single genomic window includes:
- a CDS encoding ABC transporter permease, with translation MTKKLKEFLPSIIAVFIALVIGGIVMMTKGVNPLLAYTDMAKAAFYRSSARAPFMGGLAKTLFTATPLIFSALAAMVAFKAGLFNIGAQGQMIAGGLAATFWAVTFRNYFLGNTIVILIVAMAAGFLWAGIAGYLKSKFGVNEVISTIMLNYIMVDFQNYLLNGILKDPTSQNTQSEKVFEGARLPLLFAKITKQNLNFGFIIAILVVVGIYFFFKYMKKGYEIKAVGLSETVAENAGINPKNMMFLAMGLAGICAGLGGAERVLGGSAQYAYTELIMGDAGFTGLAVALLGKNNPFGILIAAIFYAALDVGGQTLQLRYQVDKEIVLIIQALIIIFVASENLFKFFISKRKEK, from the coding sequence ATGACTAAGAAGTTAAAAGAATTTTTACCGTCAATAATAGCAGTTTTTATTGCTTTAGTTATCGGTGGAATAGTAATGATGACTAAGGGGGTAAATCCTTTACTCGCATATACGGATATGGCAAAAGCCGCTTTTTACAGAAGCTCGGCAAGAGCTCCTTTTATGGGAGGGCTTGCAAAAACATTATTTACAGCAACTCCTCTTATATTTTCTGCACTTGCAGCGATGGTCGCTTTTAAAGCAGGATTGTTCAATATAGGAGCTCAGGGACAGATGATAGCAGGAGGGCTTGCAGCAACATTTTGGGCTGTTACATTCAGAAATTATTTTTTAGGAAATACGATTGTAATTTTAATTGTTGCAATGGCAGCAGGATTTTTATGGGCAGGTATAGCAGGATATTTAAAATCCAAATTCGGAGTAAACGAAGTAATCAGTACGATAATGCTGAACTATATAATGGTTGATTTTCAGAATTATTTGCTGAACGGAATATTAAAGGATCCTACTTCTCAAAATACACAATCGGAGAAAGTTTTTGAAGGTGCAAGATTGCCTCTTTTGTTTGCCAAAATAACAAAACAGAATCTGAATTTCGGATTTATAATAGCAATTTTAGTAGTAGTAGGAATTTATTTCTTTTTCAAATATATGAAAAAAGGTTATGAAATTAAAGCTGTAGGATTAAGTGAAACTGTTGCTGAAAATGCAGGAATTAACCCTAAAAATATGATGTTTCTTGCAATGGGACTTGCAGGAATCTGTGCAGGACTTGGAGGAGCTGAAAGAGTTTTAGGAGGTTCGGCACAATACGCATATACTGAACTGATAATGGGAGATGCAGGATTTACAGGACTTGCGGTGGCATTATTAGGTAAAAACAATCCTTTCGGGATATTGATAGCTGCGATATTCTATGCGGCACTTGATGTAGGAGGACAGACATTACAGTTGAGATATCAGGTGGATAAAGAAATAGTTTTAATTATACAAGCCTTGATAATAATATTTGTAGCTTCGGAAAATCTGTTCAAATTTTTTATCTCGAAGAGAAAGGAGAAATAA
- a CDS encoding DUF1439 domain-containing protein, which translates to MKNFFKLIVFLLVLLIGGGTYLYFQNQVKVPNSMIQAAVNSKFPMEKSYPLGKIKLYNPKSHFENDKLIIEADYMNDALNDKISGTMTFETDLKYDLMDAKLYLNDFKLIKVTKEGKEIDMDKKPIIRTVLNFAFGQLEKKELLNLKQVEKFQMIKDIKIENNKVVVIK; encoded by the coding sequence ATGAAAAATTTTTTTAAATTAATAGTATTTCTGCTTGTTTTACTAATAGGAGGAGGAACTTATTTATATTTTCAGAATCAGGTAAAAGTCCCTAATTCAATGATTCAGGCAGCAGTAAACTCAAAATTTCCTATGGAAAAATCCTATCCGTTAGGAAAAATAAAGTTATACAATCCTAAATCTCATTTTGAAAATGATAAGTTAATTATAGAAGCCGATTATATGAATGATGCCTTAAATGATAAAATCAGCGGAACTATGACTTTTGAAACTGATTTGAAATATGATTTAATGGATGCCAAACTTTATCTGAATGATTTTAAGTTGATAAAAGTTACAAAAGAAGGCAAAGAAATAGATATGGATAAAAAGCCTATTATAAGAACTGTTTTAAACTTCGCTTTCGGTCAACTGGAGAAAAAGGAACTGTTAAATTTAAAACAGGTTGAGAAATTTCAAATGATAAAGGATATTAAAATCGAAAATAACAAGGTTGTTGTTATAAAATAA
- a CDS encoding ABC transporter permease: MNILAILIFLIKQTLIIAPPILITAVGACISERSGVVNIGLEGIMLSGAFATTVVNLSTGNPYLGIIVGVITGGLISLIHAVISINLKGDQIISGVALNLFAVAMTSFLIKTIYGVAGSTPSAQKLADKYVVLAIIYILAILTHFLVFKTVLGLRIRAVGEHPLAADTVGINVYKIRYISVILSGMFAGLGGAYLTAVMLPAFSNNMSAGRGFMAMAAMIFGKWNPIGAILASLLFAFGQAFADYAKTINLPIPQQFLSMIPYVLTLLALVGFVGKAKAPKASGQPYEK, translated from the coding sequence ATGAATATACTAGCTATTTTAATATTTTTAATAAAACAGACATTGATTATAGCACCGCCGATACTTATAACTGCAGTTGGAGCTTGTATATCCGAACGTAGCGGAGTTGTAAATATAGGGCTTGAAGGGATAATGCTGAGCGGAGCATTCGCAACAACAGTTGTAAATCTTTCTACAGGAAATCCTTATTTGGGAATAATTGTCGGAGTAATAACAGGAGGACTTATTTCGTTGATTCATGCGGTAATAAGTATTAATCTTAAAGGCGATCAGATAATAAGTGGGGTTGCATTAAATCTTTTTGCTGTGGCAATGACTTCATTCCTCATAAAAACCATATACGGAGTTGCAGGAAGTACACCATCGGCTCAAAAATTGGCAGATAAATATGTTGTACTTGCTATAATATATATACTTGCAATATTAACTCACTTTTTAGTATTTAAAACTGTTTTGGGACTTAGAATAAGAGCAGTCGGAGAACATCCGCTTGCAGCTGATACTGTGGGAATAAATGTTTATAAAATAAGATATATAAGTGTCATTTTGTCCGGAATGTTTGCAGGACTTGGAGGAGCATATCTGACAGCAGTAATGTTGCCTGCATTTTCAAATAATATGTCTGCCGGAAGGGGATTTATGGCTATGGCTGCGATGATATTCGGTAAATGGAATCCGATAGGAGCAATACTTGCAAGTTTACTGTTTGCGTTCGGACAGGCATTTGCAGATTATGCAAAAACTATAAATCTGCCTATACCTCAACAGTTTTTATCAATGATACCTTATGTATTGACACTACTTGCGTTGGTAGGATTTGTCGGAAAAGCTAAAGCACCGAAAGCTTCGGGACAGCCTTATGAGAAATAA
- a CDS encoding ABC transporter ATP-binding protein, with protein sequence MSDYILEMKNIRKEFLGGKIVANDDITLKIKKGEIHAIVGENGAGKSTLMKILNGLYAPTSGEIFYKGKKIDITSPSVAANLGIGMVYQHFMLVEPLTVAENMVLGFEPRKGGAFFDLATARKQVIEVSEKYNLNINPNAKVSDLSVGIQQRIEILKILFKGAELLIFDEPSAVLTPQEVIELYAIMRNLVKEGKTIIFITHKLHEVLELSDNITVIRKGKDVGNLKTSEATKEKIANMMVGRVVLFEVKKPDVKLGETTVKVDNITVRGENGIEKVKGVSFDIKEGEVLGIAGVEGNGQTELIEALAGLAKIESGTYSVAGESLENKTPKFIKEKGLSHIPENRHKRATIDDFTIEENMALGLQDKYSKGALMDYSVIEKNTKDNMEKYDIRPLDGKIKFGGLSGGNQQKVVVARELERENKFIIAAQPTRGVDIGAIEMIHNTILNEKTKKKAILLVSAELSEIMALSDRIAVMYSGKIVGVLDRKDATMEKLGILMAGGKLDD encoded by the coding sequence ATGAGTGACTATATTTTGGAAATGAAGAACATAAGAAAAGAATTTTTAGGCGGGAAAATAGTCGCTAATGATGATATTACCCTGAAAATAAAAAAGGGTGAGATTCATGCAATTGTAGGAGAAAACGGAGCCGGAAAGTCTACACTTATGAAAATTTTAAACGGTCTTTATGCACCTACTTCGGGAGAGATTTTTTATAAAGGTAAAAAAATTGATATAACAAGTCCCTCGGTAGCTGCAAATTTAGGAATAGGGATGGTTTATCAGCATTTTATGCTTGTAGAACCATTGACAGTTGCGGAAAATATGGTTTTAGGTTTTGAGCCGAGAAAAGGCGGAGCATTTTTTGACTTGGCAACTGCAAGAAAACAGGTAATCGAAGTTTCGGAGAAATATAATCTGAACATTAATCCCAATGCAAAAGTTTCAGATTTATCGGTAGGGATTCAACAAAGAATAGAAATACTGAAAATACTTTTCAAAGGTGCAGAACTTCTTATATTCGATGAGCCGAGTGCTGTGTTGACACCTCAGGAAGTTATAGAACTTTATGCAATAATGAGAAACCTTGTAAAAGAAGGAAAGACAATCATATTTATAACGCATAAACTTCACGAAGTTCTTGAATTGTCCGATAATATAACTGTTATAAGAAAAGGTAAGGATGTAGGAAATCTTAAAACTTCCGAGGCTACAAAAGAAAAAATAGCAAATATGATGGTAGGAAGAGTAGTTCTGTTTGAAGTAAAAAAACCTGATGTGAAATTGGGAGAAACAACAGTAAAAGTCGATAATATAACTGTTCGTGGAGAAAACGGAATAGAAAAAGTTAAAGGAGTTTCTTTTGATATAAAAGAAGGAGAAGTTCTCGGAATTGCAGGAGTCGAAGGAAATGGACAGACTGAATTGATCGAGGCTTTAGCCGGACTGGCAAAAATAGAAAGCGGAACTTATTCTGTTGCAGGAGAAAGTCTTGAAAATAAAACTCCGAAGTTTATAAAAGAAAAAGGATTATCGCATATTCCTGAAAACAGACATAAAAGAGCAACAATAGATGATTTTACTATTGAAGAAAATATGGCTCTGGGATTACAGGATAAATATTCTAAAGGTGCTTTAATGGATTATTCGGTAATTGAAAAAAATACAAAAGATAATATGGAAAAATACGATATAAGACCTTTAGACGGAAAAATCAAATTTGGAGGACTTTCAGGAGGAAATCAGCAGAAAGTTGTTGTAGCGAGAGAGCTTGAAAGAGAAAATAAATTTATAATAGCGGCACAACCTACAAGGGGTGTGGATATAGGAGCTATTGAAATGATACATAACACTATTTTAAATGAAAAAACAAAGAAAAAAGCTATATTGCTTGTTTCTGCGGAATTGTCGGAAATAATGGCATTAAGCGACAGAATAGCGGTTATGTATTCGGGAAAAATAGTCGGAGTGCTTGACAGAAAAGACGCAACAATGGAGAAATTAGGTATATTAATGGCAGGAGGAAAATTAGATGACTAA
- the rapZ gene encoding RNase adapter RapZ, which translates to MEKNVKKQLVIITGMSGAGKSQAMDFFEDRGYFCIDNFPLNLFQYLNEIFISSEKRDKVAVAIDIRNQEFITQFHKQMKLLDDLKIDYTIIYLDARTDVLLSRYELSRRKHPLNEHDTLLENIEEERNIIKNFMLKADIIIDTSSTTVKEFQEILQKEFSGKMTKLSINLTSFGFKYGIPLDMHLMFDLRFLPNPYYIEDLKKKTGNHPDVSNYVMGLEESREFYKILYDMLVYLIPKYEKDGKSHLRIGIGCSGGQHRSATFVNRLYEDLSKRFDYKITKFHREVGDELEIS; encoded by the coding sequence ATGGAAAAAAATGTCAAAAAACAGCTTGTTATAATAACAGGAATGAGCGGTGCAGGAAAGTCTCAGGCTATGGATTTTTTTGAAGACAGAGGATATTTCTGTATTGATAATTTTCCTTTAAATTTGTTTCAATATCTGAACGAAATATTCATAAGCAGTGAAAAAAGAGATAAAGTTGCAGTAGCTATTGACATAAGAAATCAGGAGTTTATAACTCAGTTTCATAAACAGATGAAACTTTTGGACGATTTGAAAATAGATTATACGATAATTTATCTGGATGCCAGAACTGATGTACTACTTAGCAGATACGAGCTTTCCAGAAGAAAACATCCGCTTAATGAGCATGACACGCTTTTGGAAAACATAGAAGAAGAAAGAAATATTATAAAAAATTTTATGCTTAAAGCGGACATAATAATTGATACAAGTTCTACTACAGTAAAAGAATTTCAGGAAATTTTACAAAAAGAATTTTCGGGAAAAATGACTAAATTAAGTATAAATTTGACTTCTTTCGGTTTCAAATACGGTATTCCTTTGGATATGCACTTAATGTTTGATTTAAGATTTTTGCCGAATCCTTATTATATAGAAGATTTGAAGAAAAAAACGGGAAATCATCCCGATGTCAGCAATTATGTAATGGGATTGGAGGAAAGTCGGGAATTTTATAAAATTCTTTATGATATGCTCGTTTATTTGATACCGAAATATGAAAAGGACGGGAAATCCCATTTGAGAATAGGTATCGGATGTTCCGGAGGACAACACCGTTCGGCAACATTTGTAAACAGACTGTATGAAGATTTATCAAAGAGATTTGATTATAAAATTACGAAATTTCATAGGGAAGTCGGAGATGAACTTGAAATAAGCTAA
- the uvrC gene encoding excinuclease ABC subunit UvrC: protein MGKIKPPVEYKNMPNSPGVYLMKNINGKIIYVGKAKNLKNRVSSYFKNINSHNVKTLELVKNIDDIEFFICKTEVEALILENNLIKKYRPKYNILLKDEKTYPYIKFTREKFPKIEIVRSTKKLNEKADYFGPYPSGIFFAVKTLLRIFPVRDCKRSMEKVTIPCLKYFMNTCTAPCKYKDIEEEYNENVDNFKNFLKGQRTEIFDVLEKRMKKFSDNMEFERALAERNKIEALKKLLQTQIIEYSKEIDEDVFVFEETSEMVFLCVLNIREGKVINKNHIKISLERGHEDNLFERLVTSYYEKRNIPKNIISDVKYNENEELIKEWAKIEKEKDIKLHFPKINSRRQQLLEMGYLNLKEEVGKHFRQKKIVQEGLQKLKIELQLKEQPQRIECFDISNIQGKDAVAAMTVAINGEVEPREYRHFKITVKDTPDDFLMMREALTRRYSKLSEEEFPNLILIDGGKGQLGIAVDVLEKLGKIEFTDIISIAKREEEIFKSYESEPYIFEKTDETLKILQRLRDEAHRFGITHHRKLRSKRNIKSALDDIEGIGPKRKKELINKFGTIGTIRNATIEELTEIVPEKVAISIKEML from the coding sequence ATGGGAAAAATAAAACCGCCGGTAGAGTACAAAAATATGCCGAACAGTCCCGGTGTTTATTTAATGAAAAATATAAACGGGAAAATTATTTATGTAGGAAAAGCGAAAAATCTGAAAAACAGAGTTTCTTCGTATTTTAAAAATATAAATTCTCATAATGTGAAAACACTTGAACTCGTTAAAAATATTGATGATATAGAGTTTTTTATATGTAAAACCGAAGTTGAAGCACTTATTTTGGAAAATAATCTTATAAAAAAATATAGACCTAAGTATAACATTTTATTAAAAGATGAAAAAACGTATCCTTATATTAAGTTTACGAGGGAGAAATTTCCAAAAATAGAAATAGTGAGAAGTACAAAAAAATTGAATGAAAAAGCCGATTATTTCGGACCATATCCTTCGGGAATATTTTTTGCGGTAAAAACTTTGCTGAGAATATTTCCGGTAAGAGATTGTAAAAGAAGTATGGAAAAGGTTACAATACCGTGTCTGAAATACTTTATGAATACGTGCACGGCTCCTTGTAAATACAAAGATATAGAAGAAGAATATAACGAAAATGTGGACAATTTCAAAAACTTTTTGAAAGGACAGAGAACGGAAATATTTGACGTACTTGAAAAAAGAATGAAAAAATTCAGTGATAATATGGAGTTTGAAAGAGCCTTAGCCGAGAGAAACAAAATAGAAGCACTGAAGAAACTGCTGCAAACTCAAATTATTGAATACAGCAAGGAAATAGACGAAGATGTATTTGTTTTTGAAGAAACGAGTGAAATGGTGTTTTTATGTGTGCTGAACATAAGGGAAGGAAAAGTAATAAATAAAAATCATATAAAAATTTCTCTTGAAAGAGGACATGAGGACAACCTGTTTGAAAGGCTTGTAACATCTTATTATGAAAAGCGGAACATTCCCAAAAATATAATCAGTGATGTGAAATACAATGAAAATGAAGAACTTATAAAAGAATGGGCTAAGATTGAAAAGGAAAAAGACATTAAATTACATTTTCCGAAAATTAATAGTAGACGTCAGCAGCTATTGGAAATGGGGTATTTGAACCTGAAAGAAGAAGTTGGAAAACACTTCAGACAGAAAAAAATTGTTCAGGAAGGGTTGCAAAAATTAAAAATCGAGTTACAATTAAAGGAGCAGCCTCAAAGAATAGAATGTTTTGATATTTCAAATATTCAGGGGAAAGATGCCGTGGCGGCAATGACTGTGGCGATAAACGGTGAAGTTGAACCGAGAGAATACAGACATTTTAAGATAACTGTGAAAGACACCCCTGATGATTTTCTTATGATGAGAGAAGCATTGACAAGGAGATATTCAAAGCTGTCCGAAGAAGAATTTCCCAATCTCATTCTTATAGACGGAGGAAAAGGACAGCTGGGAATTGCGGTGGATGTTCTTGAAAAGTTAGGCAAGATAGAGTTTACAGATATTATAAGTATCGCTAAAAGAGAAGAGGAAATTTTTAAAAGTTACGAAAGCGAGCCTTATATATTTGAAAAAACCGATGAAACTTTGAAAATACTTCAAAGATTGAGGGATGAAGCTCACAGATTCGGTATAACTCATCATAGAAAATTAAGAAGTAAAAGAAATATAAAAAGTGCATTGGATGATATTGAAGGAATAGGTCCGAAAAGAAAGAAAGAACTTATAAATAAATTCGGCACAATAGGAACTATAAGAAATGCGACAATAGAAGAACTTACAGAAATAGTGCCTGAGAAAGTGGCGATATCTATAAAGGAAATGTTATAA
- a CDS encoding DUF4241 domain-containing protein, whose amino-acid sequence MKVRTEKQIMTPEWLKRYQEIKDLLVSDTNYGELFEKEEIFGKKLFHIDMGEVNFPTGKILVRDPLVYLNKRELPYFQEVPTGKYKLVTLVAEIEEDHYRYTLSRVKFNDEKAVVYREAMIGNEAVEDDLEKGSFFGFAVDAGLATIVDVKTRDAYADFEKEWYEKNPDGNIYDDFFAEEFKKSYNENPEFQREDGDWINFKIPGTDLTVPMIQTGFGDGVYPVYFGYDKNNEVCEVIIEYIFLGEEEE is encoded by the coding sequence ATGAAAGTGAGAACGGAAAAGCAGATTATGACACCGGAATGGCTCAAAAGATATCAAGAAATTAAGGATTTACTTGTATCCGATACAAATTACGGAGAGTTGTTTGAGAAAGAGGAAATTTTCGGTAAAAAGTTATTTCATATTGATATGGGAGAAGTAAATTTTCCTACAGGTAAAATATTAGTGAGAGATCCTCTTGTTTATCTTAATAAAAGAGAGTTACCTTACTTTCAGGAAGTTCCTACAGGAAAATATAAACTTGTTACTTTAGTTGCCGAAATAGAAGAAGATCATTATAGATATACTTTGTCGAGAGTAAAATTTAATGATGAAAAAGCTGTTGTATACAGAGAAGCAATGATAGGCAATGAAGCTGTAGAAGATGATCTTGAAAAAGGGAGCTTCTTTGGATTTGCTGTAGATGCAGGACTTGCAACAATAGTAGATGTTAAAACAAGAGATGCTTATGCCGATTTCGAGAAAGAGTGGTATGAGAAAAATCCTGACGGAAATATATACGATGACTTTTTTGCTGAAGAATTTAAAAAAAGTTATAATGAAAATCCTGAATTTCAAAGAGAAGACGGTGATTGGATTAATTTTAAAATTCCGGGAACGGATTTGACAGTCCCTATGATTCAGACAGGATTCGGAGACGGAGTATATCCGGTGTATTTCGGATATGATAAAAATAATGAAGTTTGTGAAGTGATTATAGAGTATATTTTTCTTGGCGAAGAGGAAGAATAG